One segment of Pseudoalteromonas rubra DNA contains the following:
- a CDS encoding nuclear transport factor 2 family protein — MVSFIRLILIWYVLLPAHSYANLNLDRHAIEQVAKSYLIAQIEVRPKLMAQIADDELVKRTYWRGKTDGEFVMSMGKAGLVKLAAEYNVSGDRFAKRPKMEVNVLDLDERIASVKLTTDEWVDYMHLYKNASGEWQILNVLWQFHQVARHRSGG, encoded by the coding sequence ATGGTGTCGTTTATCCGGTTGATTTTAATCTGGTATGTTTTATTGCCAGCACACAGCTATGCAAATTTGAATTTGGATCGGCATGCAATAGAGCAAGTAGCCAAAAGTTATTTGATTGCGCAAATCGAAGTGAGGCCAAAATTGATGGCACAAATAGCCGATGATGAGTTGGTAAAAAGAACATACTGGCGGGGCAAAACGGATGGGGAATTTGTCATGTCCATGGGCAAAGCTGGGTTGGTTAAGCTTGCAGCAGAATATAACGTGTCAGGTGACCGTTTCGCAAAGCGGCCAAAGATGGAAGTGAACGTGCTGGATCTTGATGAACGAATAGCGTCAGTAAAGCTGACCACAGATGAATGGGTTGATTATATGCATTTATATAAAAATGCATCGGGGGAATGGCAGATCCTGAATGTACTGTGGCAGTTCCATCAAGTTGCAAGGCACCGTAGTGGTGGGTAA